The following coding sequences are from one Halorubrum sp. BOL3-1 window:
- a CDS encoding transcription initiation factor IIB family protein: MSEARSTRTRTPRTETDDVATADRAATADRAATTDETGDRETGNRETGNRETATADETGDRETCPECGGRTRVEGAERVCADCGLVVEADRIDHGPEWRSFDDDDTNPKRTGAPLTRSRHDRGLSTEIGRSTKVKGRKRRRLARMRTQHNRAQISTKRDRNKVYAYTEIRRLTGVLELPDSVRDAACTLFDSAQEESLLRGRSLEGFAAACVYVACRTADVARTVGEVCAEAKATEAEHRAAFDAMNRELGLPIAPSGPAEYLPRFASDLDCDPTVERRAGELAERAVEEGIANGRNPVGVAAACLYTAARELDAECTQQEAADVADVTPVTVRRTYVDLTDE, from the coding sequence ATGAGTGAGGCACGCTCGACCCGAACCCGCACGCCCCGCACCGAGACCGACGACGTCGCGACCGCCGACCGCGCCGCGACCGCGGACCGCGCCGCGACGACGGACGAGACCGGCGACCGCGAGACCGGGAACCGCGAGACCGGGAACCGCGAGACCGCGACGGCCGACGAGACCGGCGACCGCGAGACGTGTCCGGAGTGCGGCGGTCGCACGCGCGTCGAGGGCGCGGAGCGCGTCTGCGCCGACTGCGGGCTCGTCGTCGAGGCCGACCGGATCGACCACGGTCCCGAGTGGCGGTCGTTCGACGACGACGACACGAATCCAAAGCGGACCGGCGCGCCGCTGACGCGCTCGCGGCACGACCGCGGTCTCTCGACGGAGATCGGTCGGTCGACGAAGGTGAAGGGGCGCAAGCGCCGGCGGCTCGCCCGGATGCGGACCCAGCACAACCGCGCGCAGATCTCGACGAAGCGCGACCGCAACAAGGTGTACGCGTACACCGAGATCAGGCGGCTCACCGGCGTCTTGGAGCTTCCGGACAGCGTGCGCGACGCGGCCTGTACGCTCTTCGACTCCGCGCAGGAGGAGAGCCTGCTCCGCGGGCGCTCGCTGGAGGGGTTCGCGGCCGCCTGCGTCTACGTCGCCTGCCGGACCGCCGACGTGGCCCGCACCGTCGGTGAGGTGTGCGCCGAGGCGAAGGCGACGGAGGCCGAACACCGGGCCGCCTTCGACGCGATGAACCGCGAACTCGGCCTGCCGATCGCACCGAGCGGTCCCGCGGAGTACCTCCCGCGGTTCGCCAGTGACCTCGACTGCGACCCCACCGTCGAGCGCCGCGCCGGCGAACTGGCCGAGCGCGCCGTCGAGGAGGGGATCGCGAACGGCCGCAACCCGGTCGGGGTCGCGGCCGCCTGCCTCTACACCGCGGCCCGCGAGTTGGACGCTGAGTGTACCCAGCAGGAGGCCGCCGACGTCGCAGATGTGACGCCGGTGACCGTCCGCCGGACGTACGTCGACCTGACGGACGAGTGA
- a CDS encoding ParA family protein: protein MQATTLALVGATGGAGTTRTAVELAAMGARDGDDVAVVDAAFTTQGLSEYVAGRIDPDLTALLTDGPDAALSAAAYPVAGTRNAERSGSGGERRERGGIESDDGNDPPDLPGRVDAVPARAPFERIARAKTAEAARKLERRIDEAATTYDAVVVDAAPVGSNEAVAAATSVDRAVAVRPATAHGRDATQRLRGRIADVGGSLDATLAVERPGSRGSDAGVDGDETEDSDAGIVRVPATDPEVAAAPTAAAGDSAYARAIASAYETAFDASLGVEFSDPGVIERFTP from the coding sequence ATGCAGGCGACGACGCTCGCGCTGGTCGGGGCGACCGGCGGCGCGGGGACGACCCGGACCGCGGTCGAGTTGGCGGCGATGGGCGCCCGCGACGGCGACGACGTCGCGGTCGTCGACGCCGCGTTCACGACGCAGGGGCTCTCCGAGTACGTGGCCGGGCGGATCGACCCGGACCTCACCGCGCTGCTCACCGACGGGCCGGACGCGGCGCTGTCGGCGGCGGCGTACCCGGTCGCCGGGACGCGCAACGCCGAGCGTTCCGGATCCGGTGGCGAGCGCCGCGAGCGCGGCGGGATCGAGAGCGATGACGGGAACGACCCCCCGGACCTCCCGGGACGCGTCGACGCGGTCCCGGCGCGGGCGCCCTTCGAGCGCATCGCGCGAGCGAAGACCGCGGAGGCCGCCCGGAAGCTGGAGCGGCGGATCGACGAGGCGGCGACGACGTACGACGCGGTGGTCGTCGACGCCGCGCCGGTTGGGTCGAACGAGGCGGTCGCGGCCGCGACGAGCGTCGACCGGGCGGTCGCGGTCAGGCCGGCGACGGCGCACGGCCGCGACGCGACACAGCGGCTCCGCGGTCGAATCGCGGACGTCGGCGGGAGCCTCGACGCGACGCTCGCGGTCGAGCGACCCGGGTCTCGAGGATCTGACGCCGGGGTCGACGGCGACGAGACGGAGGACAGCGACGCCGGAATCGTTCGCGTTCCGGCGACCGATCCCGAGGTGGCGGCCGCGCCGACCGCGGCGGCGGGAGACAGCGCGTATGCGCGTGCGATCGCGAGCGCCTACGAGACCGCGTTCGACGCGTCGCTGGGCGTGGAGTTCTCGGATCCGGGGGTGATAGAACGGTTCACGCCCTGA
- a CDS encoding HIT family protein — protein MSDDCVFCSIVAGDISARTVYETDSVLAFLDANPLARGHTLVIPKPHARHVSDLNAGLASDLFDTVASLTPQLQDAVDADGANVGVNDGEAAGQEVPHVHVHVVPRFDGDGGAPIHAVAGERPDLSDEELDVVADEVATAIDG, from the coding sequence ATGTCCGACGACTGCGTCTTCTGTTCGATCGTGGCCGGCGACATCTCGGCCCGAACCGTGTACGAGACCGACTCGGTGCTGGCGTTCCTCGACGCGAACCCGCTCGCGCGCGGGCACACGCTGGTTATCCCCAAGCCGCACGCCCGGCACGTCAGCGACCTCAACGCCGGTCTCGCGAGCGACCTGTTCGACACGGTCGCGTCGCTCACGCCACAGCTCCAAGACGCGGTCGACGCCGACGGCGCCAACGTCGGCGTCAACGACGGCGAGGCGGCGGGCCAGGAGGTCCCCCACGTCCACGTCCACGTCGTCCCGCGGTTCGACGGCGACGGCGGCGCGCCGATCCACGCGGTCGCCGGCGAGCGGCCGGACCTCTCGGACGAGGAACTCGACGTGGTCGCCGACGAGGTCGCGACCGCGATCGACGGCTGA
- a CDS encoding ABC transporter substrate-binding protein — protein sequence MTRPIGRRAALAGLGFAAASAGCLGRTENIAGRDPHSQLTLEINTTPADADPNGIRIARQLEEHLTAVGVDVRLNTVGQTDLWRKVLVNQNFDIYVGQFVETEPFDADALYGLTHSKFVAESGWQNPSGLTEIAVDDLLERQRRTSGDERADAVDALQETVCELQPFSVVAFPDALTAVQENRFEGWTEDRRAVSVTGLLELDGVASDGGSGNSGSEDGGSGADGSTDGNATTTDAGDGDGGTLRLVTTDDRITENWNPIAAEYRKYGTFTGLLYDPLVRPDGESVVPWLAAGWERVDDDAVEVSLRDARWHDGEPVTATDVAFTYEFLRDTSLGSVETPVPTPRFRGRSSLVEGERVLDDATVRLTVPDINQTVAARALQVPILPKHVWSDRTDAATIAGFEFDFETTEAVVSNNADPVGSGPLRFVEASTGESVVFERNPDHFLVRPTSDSDSTESGETTDPRAGIPSRYHGKPAFDRLRIEVSPSDIPAVESVAEGLADATVSNLGPASVPEIGRSDDVRLVSGRSAAFYHVGYNVRRSPLSNPRFRAFIARLIDKAALVDDAFDGYARAATSPLAASPDAVPESVAWADGSDPVNPFFDDAGSLDVEAARAALRDVGYRFDDQDRLLSRT from the coding sequence ATGACACGACCGATCGGTCGACGCGCGGCGCTCGCCGGACTCGGCTTCGCGGCCGCCAGCGCCGGCTGTCTCGGTCGAACGGAGAACATCGCGGGACGCGACCCCCACTCGCAGCTGACCCTGGAGATCAACACCACTCCGGCCGACGCCGACCCCAACGGGATCCGCATCGCGAGACAGCTCGAAGAGCACCTGACCGCGGTCGGCGTCGACGTCCGACTCAACACCGTCGGCCAGACCGACCTCTGGCGCAAGGTGCTCGTCAACCAGAACTTCGACATCTACGTCGGGCAGTTCGTGGAGACGGAGCCGTTCGACGCCGACGCGCTGTACGGCTTGACTCACTCGAAGTTCGTCGCGGAGTCCGGGTGGCAGAACCCCTCCGGTCTCACGGAGATCGCGGTCGACGACCTGCTGGAGCGACAGCGCCGAACGTCCGGAGACGAACGGGCCGACGCCGTCGACGCGCTCCAGGAGACGGTGTGCGAACTCCAGCCCTTCTCCGTCGTCGCGTTCCCGGACGCGCTCACCGCCGTCCAGGAGAACCGGTTCGAGGGATGGACCGAGGACCGCCGGGCGGTCTCGGTCACCGGTCTCCTCGAACTCGACGGCGTCGCCTCCGACGGCGGCTCGGGGAATAGCGGATCGGAAGACGGCGGCTCCGGCGCCGACGGATCGACGGACGGCAACGCGACGACGACCGACGCGGGTGACGGGGACGGTGGTACCCTCCGGCTCGTGACGACCGACGACCGCATTACCGAGAACTGGAACCCGATCGCCGCGGAGTACCGGAAGTACGGCACGTTCACCGGGCTGCTGTACGACCCGCTCGTCCGCCCGGACGGCGAGTCCGTCGTCCCGTGGCTGGCGGCCGGCTGGGAGCGGGTCGACGACGACGCCGTCGAGGTCTCGCTCCGCGACGCCCGGTGGCACGACGGCGAACCCGTGACGGCGACCGACGTCGCGTTCACCTACGAGTTCCTCCGGGACACGTCGCTGGGGAGCGTCGAGACGCCGGTGCCGACCCCGCGGTTCCGCGGCCGGAGCTCCCTCGTCGAAGGCGAGCGCGTTCTCGACGACGCGACGGTCCGCCTCACCGTGCCCGACATCAACCAAACGGTCGCGGCGCGGGCGCTTCAGGTGCCGATCCTCCCGAAACACGTCTGGTCGGACCGGACCGACGCGGCGACGATCGCCGGCTTCGAGTTCGACTTCGAGACGACGGAGGCGGTCGTCTCGAACAACGCCGACCCCGTCGGAAGCGGTCCGCTGCGCTTCGTCGAGGCGTCCACGGGGGAGTCGGTCGTCTTCGAACGGAACCCCGACCACTTCCTCGTCCGCCCGACCTCGGACAGCGATTCGACTGAGTCCGGCGAGACGACGGATCCGCGAGCCGGCATTCCGTCCCGATACCACGGGAAGCCCGCGTTCGACCGGCTCCGGATCGAGGTGTCACCGTCGGACATCCCGGCCGTCGAGTCGGTCGCAGAGGGACTTGCGGACGCGACCGTCTCGAACCTCGGTCCGGCGTCCGTCCCGGAGATCGGCCGCTCGGACGATGTCAGACTCGTGAGCGGCCGGTCGGCGGCGTTCTACCACGTCGGGTACAACGTGCGCCGAAGCCCGCTGTCGAACCCACGGTTCCGGGCGTTCATCGCGCGGCTGATCGACAAGGCCGCGCTCGTCGACGACGCCTTCGACGGGTACGCGCGGGCGGCGACGTCCCCGCTCGCGGCGTCGCCGGACGCGGTCCCGGAGTCGGTCGCGTGGGCCGACGGGAGCGACCCGGTCAACCCGTTCTTCGACGACGCGGGATCGCTCGATGTCGAGGCCGCTCGGGCGGCGCTTCGCGACGTCGGGTATCGCTTCGACGACCAGGATCGGCTGCTCTCGCGCACGTAA